TCTCCATGATCCGCCGAGAATACGACGGTCGTGTCGTCGGAGATGATGTCCCAGAGTTCGGCAAGTTGCGCGTCCAGCTCGACCACCTCCTGTCTATACAACTCGCGAACCGTCTCGGCCTCCTCGCCATGAACGCCGTTAGCAATCGCTTGCCGACTGAGCTCTTGCGCTTCGCCCCGGGAGAGATCGGTATCGTCGGGATCGTAGGGGTGGTGTGGTTCCATGAAGTGGAGCCAAGCGAACCACTCGTCTCCCGCGACGTTCTTGAACTCTGAAACCACATCGTCGGCCGGTCGAAACGACTTCTGTACGGTAGTGGGAGAGAGCCGTTGGTAGAGCGAATAAAGACGTGCAATGGCCCCGTACACCGGTCCCTCAGGAAGGATCGAATCGACTCGCTGTTTCAATCCTTCCTCGCGGGACGGTGTTGGCGAACTGAAGTGGTCGAATCCAACGTCGTACCCGTATCGCTCCGAGATGAGTCGGTTCGTCGTAATGCCGATCGTCGGTACGTCGATCTCCTCGACAAACGATTCCGAAATCTCGTTCGACTTCGTATACGTCCCGGTGAACACGTTCGGAAACGTCCCGAGTGTCGCTGTCGCTGTTGCGTACGCGCGGCCGTGTGAGTCCCCGAGAAATTCCCGCGTTCGCTCCATATACTGGTAGTGATCATATCGAAGCGAATCGACCGTTACAAGTAGCGTTTTCATCGTATCTCACCAAATTCGTCTCGAAGTGGACCATCAAGTACGATGTCGCTGTTCTTGTCGATTCCATACTCCCACGACGGGAACTCACGCCACGAGTGGCGTTTCCGGCCGTAATTTCGGAGCCCACGAGAATCCCACAATCCCTTCAACGCTATCGCATCCGCAACGAGCGCCTTCGGGGGCGAAAATTCGTGGTGGTGAAACCGAGCGATCTGTCCGTACGAGAATCCACAACGAAGGTTATCGCGGGTACTTCGCGACCACTTTTGCATCCGTTTCGGAAGCGTCGAGACGTCACGAGTCGGGATCTCTTCGCTCTTGTTTTCGGGATACAGACGTAGGGTAACTCCGTCCGTTCGAAGAGCCCTATCGACGAAGACACGTTCTTCCACACGTCCGAGAGGAGGCCACCCACCGATTTTCTCGTGGACATCTCGAGACGAGATGTATATCGAATCGAGCGTCATGAAAAAGAGATTTTCGTGTTCCTCGCGGAGAGACTGATATAGTTCGAGGTATTCCGTTAAGTCCTCGTATTGACGGTCCGTGTCGAGATGTTGAACGAGGATCTCTCCACTGCTCTCTTGGACAGCGATTTCCCTCCCCTCGCCGAGGTTCGATTCTTCAACTACGAACTCAACCGGTTCGTGCTTTTCTGACAGATGTATCAATTCTTCTAGACTCTCGTCCGTACTTCCTCCGTCAACGACTATCAACTCGCTACTATCGGGGAGTGACTGTACCAACGACGTAATCGCTGTGTCGATACTGTCCCCTTTATTATAGTTAGTCGTCAGGAAGCTCCATTCGACAGACATCATTCGACTCCCTGAGCGCAGTTCGGTGTGTCTCGTGTTGCTGGATCGGTCGGCCGCTTCAGCCCTTTTGAATCTCCTCGCGGGAGTGTATTACATATAACCAAGGTCATAGAGTCGGTCCTCAACTTCTGTTGCAGTTGCTTCATACTTTTCCGGTTCCGTCGTGGTGAACGTTCTCTCATCTGTACAATCGTAGACATCCCATGGTACCCTTCTGAGCTGTGGGATCGGATATCCTGCTGGATGACCGTAGGCGCCCCATTCACCGAACGCATTTCCGTGGTCCGCAGTGATAGCAACGGTACCAGTGACGTTTTCCATCAGTAGTTCGACCTCCTCGAAGACGTATTCGAGATTGTCGCGGTATGCTCTCCAAGCGTCCTTATCGGAGATACTTCCCAACCTCATTTCGAGCCAGAAGTCGCGTCCCGGATCGCCGAACTTTGCTTTCTCTATCTTCCCACCGATATTGACGTCACTTCCGATGGCGGGGAAATGAGGTTGCATGTAGTGGATGATCATTCGTTCCGGGGTTTCTTGCCGCCACGTCCGAACAGCCTCGTTGGTAAGCGGTCGTGGTGGAATCGTCCCCTCGTCGTCATCCCACCCATACTCCCATACCTCTTCCAGCGCATAGAAATGGTTCTCGTCGAGATACTCACGCGAAAAGATATTGCCGGTGATATAGGCAGTTCCGGTCGTGTCCGCGTTGCCAAATGTATGTTGCATCCACTCCTCGGATGAACTGCCGACCGACCAGATAGTGTCGGCATCCCCGTTGATAGTCTCTCGATAGAGGTCGAGACGGCAGGCATCAAGGATTACCAGTACGTCCCACTCTTTCTCATAAACGTTCGTCCCGAAACGATTTACGTACGGTGTTTTCGAGATAGCACTGGTGAAGAAATCCTTCGATATGTCCGGTATCGATTTCAGACCCTCCCGTTGAAAGTGCCTATCAGACTTCTCGATGAAATCCTTGAGTGTCATTCTACTTTCCCGCTTGTTCCTACGGGGAATAGAAGAACTTGTCGGTAGATGGGGCATTATAAACGTTCATAGAATTACCGTAGATGGGAATCATGAACCATCGCTGGTGGTGATTTTCCCGTTTTCAGAAACGGTTCAGCGCAGATAGTTACAGAATATTTCATGTTTTCCAACACGTTACCATTCCGAATTCGAAAACACGCTATCATAAGGCTTATGCGCGTTTTGCCAAATTCTCCACCAGATGAGCCAAGGCACCGAACAGGTCGAGGACACCTCCACGTCGGCTACTTCAGTCCTCGACTATATCGAACACTGGTACCACATTCCCGTACTCGTACTGTTACTGGGATTCATGTTGTGGGTACGCCTCCAATCGTACGGCAACTTCCTCATCAACGGGAAGGTGTACCTCTCCGGTAACGACGCGTGGTATCATCTCAGACAAGTACAGTATACAGTCAATCATTGGCCCGCGACGATGCCGTTCGACCCCTGGACGTACTATCCGTTCGGGACGAGCGTCGGCCAGTTCGGGACGTTTTACGACCAACTCGTCGCCACGGCGGCGCTGATCGTTGGGCTGGGGGACCCGTCCCACCACACGGTTTCACTGACGCTCCTCGTCGCCCCAGCGGTCTTCGGCACGCTCGTCGCCATCCCGACGTATCTCATCGGGAAGCGACTGGGCGGCCGACTGGGCGGCCTCTTCGGCGTTCTCGTGTTGGCGCTCATTCCGGGAGTCTTCTTGAACCGTGGTTTGGTCGGATTCTCGGACCACAACATCGTCGAGCCGTTCTTCCAGACGTTCGCCGTGCTGGCGATGATGATCGCGATTTCGGCCGCGGAACGGGAACGCCCCGTCTACGAACTCCTCTTGGACCGTGATTTCGCGTCGGTCCGCCGACCGCTCGGCTACAGCGTCCTCGCGGGAATCGCGACCGCGATGTATCTCTGGGTGTGGCCACCGGGCGTCCTCCTCATCGGCATCATCGGCGTGTTCTTCCTGCTGAAACTGACGGCGGACTACGTGCGCGGTGTCAGTCCCGACCACCTCGCTTTCGTCGCCTCGATCAGCATGGGTGTGGCCGGGTTCCTCTTGCTCGTCCCGCTCGGAACGATCGCGTTCAGCGCGACGAAGTTCTCCCTGCTCCAACCGTTCATGGCGTTCGCCATCGCAATCGGCGCGGGATTCATGACGTGGCTGGCACGCGAATGGGACGACCGAAACCTCATGACCACGGGCTACCCGCTGGCGATCTTCGGTATTATCGCCGTTGGCGCCCTCGTCGTCTCCGTCGTCCTACCGAATCTGTTCCACCTGATTCAGGAGAACCTCGTTCGCTTCGTCGGGTTCAACGCGGGCGCGGCACAGCGCACCATCGGTGAGGCGAAACCGTTCCTGAGTAGCGGCGACTCGCTGACGTCGGCGGTCGTCCCCCAGTACGGTTTGATGTTCTTCACGGCCATCATCGGCGCGTTGGTGATGGTGTGGCGGTCGGTGTCGTCGAACGAGAACGACGCCGAAAAGATGCTCGTGCTCGTGTGGTCGGCTTTCATCCTCGCCGCCGCGTTCACGCAGGTGCGCTTTAACTACTACCTCGCGGTTCCGGTCGCGGTGTTGAACGCCTACCTCTTCGGGTGGGTGCTCGGACTCGTCGGCTTCGGAAAATCGACCAGTCAAACGATCCGAAACGCCGAACTGTATCAAGTGCTCGCCATCTGTTTCGTCTTCCTGCTGGTCGTCCCCGGACTCGTCATGCCGATGTCGGTCGGGGGGTCACAGACCTACACGGCACAGACGGTCGGTAACAACACCGGACCCGGTGCGATCACGCAGTGGGAAGGCAGCCTGCAGTGGATGCAGGGCAACACGCCACAGGAAGGCAACTACGGTGCCGGAAACAACAGCTCGATGGCCTATTACGGCACGTACACGCAAGGTGACGGCGACTACGACTATCCGAACGGGTCGTACGGCGTCATGTCGTGGTGGGACTACGGCCACTGGATCACCACCAACGGGGAACGGATTCCGGACGCCAATCCGTTCCAGGAAGGTGCGACCACCGCTGCGAACTATCTGCTCGCCCAGAACGAGTCACAGGCCAACGCCATCCTCGACAACATGGGCGATTCGAACGAGCAGACCCGCTACGTGATGGTCGATTGGAAGATGGTCGAGACGAAGGGACAGAGTGGGAACGTCAAGTTCTTCGCGCCGACCGTCTTCGACGACAACGTCTCGTCGAGTGACTTTGTCGACTACATCTACACCAACAGCAGTTACATCACCCAACACAAGCAGGCGTACTACAACAGCACGATGGTTCGCCTGTACAAGTACGACGGGAGTTCCGTCGATGCGCAACCCGTCGTGTTGGACTGGGATCTGACCACGTACCAGGGTCAGACGTACAAGATCAATCCGCAGGTGAAGAAGTTC
The genomic region above belongs to Haladaptatus sp. R4 and contains:
- a CDS encoding oligosaccharyl transferase, archaeosortase A system-associated, encoding MSQGTEQVEDTSTSATSVLDYIEHWYHIPVLVLLLGFMLWVRLQSYGNFLINGKVYLSGNDAWYHLRQVQYTVNHWPATMPFDPWTYYPFGTSVGQFGTFYDQLVATAALIVGLGDPSHHTVSLTLLVAPAVFGTLVAIPTYLIGKRLGGRLGGLFGVLVLALIPGVFLNRGLVGFSDHNIVEPFFQTFAVLAMMIAISAAERERPVYELLLDRDFASVRRPLGYSVLAGIATAMYLWVWPPGVLLIGIIGVFFLLKLTADYVRGVSPDHLAFVASISMGVAGFLLLVPLGTIAFSATKFSLLQPFMAFAIAIGAGFMTWLAREWDDRNLMTTGYPLAIFGIIAVGALVVSVVLPNLFHLIQENLVRFVGFNAGAAQRTIGEAKPFLSSGDSLTSAVVPQYGLMFFTAIIGALVMVWRSVSSNENDAEKMLVLVWSAFILAAAFTQVRFNYYLAVPVAVLNAYLFGWVLGLVGFGKSTSQTIRNAELYQVLAICFVFLLVVPGLVMPMSVGGSQTYTAQTVGNNTGPGAITQWEGSLQWMQGNTPQEGNYGAGNNSSMAYYGTYTQGDGDYDYPNGSYGVMSWWDYGHWITTNGERIPDANPFQEGATTAANYLLAQNESQANAILDNMGDSNEQTRYVMVDWKMVETKGQSGNVKFFAPTVFDDNVSSSDFVDYIYTNSSYITQHKQAYYNSTMVRLYKYDGSSVDAQPVVLDWDLTTYQGQTYKINPQVKKFDTMKEARQYVKQDGSSQIGGIGPYASEDIPALQHYRVVHESQSTALRYGSTHYQVFAQRAQLLQQANVSVQDYFRTSPSWVKTYERVPGATVQGTGPANTEITASVKMKSATGGTFTYTQKATTDANGKFTMTLPYSTTGYDKWGTDEGYTNTSVRATGPYEFSTPKTLGDGGVTFKNATAQVSEGKVIGEDNSPVTVSVTNQQTVPVEGANNSSSNNSSAGSAPNNATGGNSSAGNGSVGANNSTNSSTNSSSLPSPAAPSTRAGLVGTFAAAMVVSRRD
- a CDS encoding sulfatase-like hydrolase/transferase, which codes for MKTLLVTVDSLRYDHYQYMERTREFLGDSHGRAYATATATLGTFPNVFTGTYTKSNEISESFVEEIDVPTIGITTNRLISERYGYDVGFDHFSSPTPSREEGLKQRVDSILPEGPVYGAIARLYSLYQRLSPTTVQKSFRPADDVVSEFKNVAGDEWFAWLHFMEPHHPYDPDDTDLSRGEAQELSRQAIANGVHGEEAETVRELYRQEVVELDAQLAELWDIISDDTTVVFSADHGEMLGEDGIWGHPGLLREEILHVPFATTASVESELVSSIDIPSIVLGEEYRKGMLDRTTAYASHGNKAAAIEEGLIANPNGVFDCDGDEVSRPALQRKQSRFEPSGIVKSDAVEEDLKDLGYL
- a CDS encoding glycosyltransferase family A protein, whose translation is MMSVEWSFLTTNYNKGDSIDTAITSLVQSLPDSSELIVVDGGSTDESLEELIHLSEKHEPVEFVVEESNLGEGREIAVQESSGEILVQHLDTDRQYEDLTEYLELYQSLREEHENLFFMTLDSIYISSRDVHEKIGGWPPLGRVEERVFVDRALRTDGVTLRLYPENKSEEIPTRDVSTLPKRMQKWSRSTRDNLRCGFSYGQIARFHHHEFSPPKALVADAIALKGLWDSRGLRNYGRKRHSWREFPSWEYGIDKNSDIVLDGPLRDEFGEIR